One Stratiformator vulcanicus genomic window, TGCCCGAGTCCATCCTACAACTCGCCGTGCTCCTCACCGGTCTGGCCGTTTACTCGGTCATCACTTTGGTGACGGATATCCGCTATCACCGCATTCCCAACAAAGTGACCGTCCCGATGTTCGCGGCCGGTTGGATCTACCAACTCGCCTTTGCGGGCCTGCCGGGACTGGCGGACGGAGGCCTCGGCTTTCTAGCCGGGTTCGGCATTTTATTCATCCTCTGGATGATCGGCGCGGCCGGCGGAGGCGATGTCAAACTGATGGGCGGCCTGAGCGTTTGGCTCGGCTGGCAGCCGACGCTGATCGTGCTCGCCATCAGTGTTCCGCTCGTCGTGTTCTTCGGACTGGCACG contains:
- a CDS encoding A24 family peptidase, whose product is MPESILQLAVLLTGLAVYSVITLVTDIRYHRIPNKVTVPMFAAGWIYQLAFAGLPGLADGGLGFLAGFGILFILWMIGAAGGGDVKLMGGLSVWLGWQPTLIVLAISVPLVVFFGLARLAFNWMQKLFSGASDDESPTAPKRASTRVMPFAVPVALAVWTFVGWSTYLQLATG